From Candidatus Binataceae bacterium:
ATGCCGGCCTCCTGGCGCCAATCGGTACTGGATTTAATCACAAGCAAACCCGGCGGAACACAAACGTCCGTCGCAAATTGCAGTCGAGGGCGGGGCGAGAGCGGACCTAAGTTCGCTGTTTCGCCCTCTTCCGCGGCGAAATGCGCATGGTAGGAAAGGCCATCAACCCGCAAGCTGGCGCATGGCAATTCGGGACTGGCCGAGCGACGAACGGCCGCGAGAAAAGCTCCTCGACAAAGGCGCCGCCGCGCTCTCCGATGCGGAGCTGCTGGCCATCTTGCTGCGCACCGGCACGCCCGGGCACTCGGCGCTCGATCTGGCGCGGGATGTACTCAAAAGTTTTCATTCACTGCGCAAGCTCATCGCCTCCGACCGGCAGCGATTTTGCGCCGAGCCGGGATTGGGTCCTGCTCGCTATGCCGAATTGCAAGCGTCGGTGGAGATTGCGAGAAGACAACTGTCGGAGACCTTGCGCGCCGGCCCGTCGTTGTCGAGCCCGCGAGCCACGCGCGACTTTCTCAGCGCGCGGCTACGCGACTTGGAGCACGAGGTATTTTGCTGCCTATATTTAGACAAGCGCCATCGCCTGATTCAATTCGAGGAGTTGTTCCGCGGCACCATCGATGGCGCCAGCGTTCATCCGCGCGAGATCGTGAAACTCGCGCTGCAGCGCAATTCCGCCGCGGTGATCATCGCGCACAATCATCCGAGCGGCGTCGCGGAACCGTCGCAGGCGGATGAATTCATCACGCAGCGGGTGAAAGAAGCACTGGCGCTCGTCGATATCCGGCTGCTCGACCACATCATCGTCGGCGACGGCGCGTGTGTATCGCTGGCGGAGAGGGGACTGATCTGAGCACGTTGAGTAATGACGGATGGCTCTTGGTGGCGCGACGATTTGTCTACGGGCGCGTTAGACAGTATCCTCAAGCAGTCAGGGTTGAAGAAGTAGGTCAATCTCATGCGCTACGCAATCGTGATTGAAAGTGCCGGCGGTAATTATTCGGCTTATGTTCCGGATCTGCACTTCGATTGGTCATAGCGGAGTCATCGTCCTCGCTCGTCACCTGCCCCGGTTGCGGCGCGCGATTTTCGGCCGCTGACGGTCCAACCCATCCCTACATGGAATCCTCACCCGGCTGTTGGGCGGCCTTCGGTGAAGTATTGGCTCGCGAGTACAGCGATAGCGCATTGCTAGAGGTCCACCGTCTGACCGTCGACGCATATGCGTTACAACACCCCGGAAAGCGGTCGCCGCAAAGTATTCAATCGGTCGGTTTGCATCTTGTCAGGCTGCACCTGCAACTCAGGGAAGGTTTATCACCGGAGCGCGCAAACGCCGTAATGACTGAACTTGTGCGCCGCAAGGATGCGTTGTTTTGGCTTGAACCACCGGCGTCGGTTGGATCCCTCACTGTCGCGTACGTTCACCCCCGCTCCGATCCGACGGAGCACAAAACTGCTGTACGCCTGTGGGCACAGTCGGCTCTATCCGCGTGGTCACATTACAATCAGACGATCGCGAACTGGGCGGCTTTGGTCGGTTCCCTGCGATGAGCCGAAATGGCGAGTGCCGATAGTGGTTTCGCAGCAGGAAGCCACTATTCGGCCCATCTACTCCACATATTTAACCTGGGAAGAGGCGGCTTCCGCGCTATTGCCCTCTGGTCCCCGAAGCGCCCGCGCGACCGGGATTGCGGCGATAGCTCCTAAGAGCTGGGCGATGACGAAGCCCGAGACGTGCGAAGGGGCGATGCCCGCGAAGGTGTTGGAGAGCGCGCGAGCAATGGTGATCGCGGGATTGGCGAAGGAAGTCGACGAGGTGAACCAGTACGCGGCACCGATCCATCCCGCCACCATCCAGGGCGCATCCTGGCTGCGACGGATGCCTAGGATTACGAGCACGAGCCCGAACGTCGCAACAAGCTCGCCCAGCCACTGCGGGAAGCCAGTACGTGCGTGGAGCGAGGTTTCGATCAGCGGCAAGGCGAACATGGCGTGCGCAAGTATGGCGCCCAGGCTGCAGCCCAAGACTTGCGCGAGCACGTAACCGCCCGCTTCACGCCACGTCAGCTTGCCTCGCAGGGTTTGCACCAACGACACTGCTGGATTGAAGTGCGCGCCGCTGATCGGCGCCAGGAGCGCGATCAACACGGCGAGCACGGCAACCGTCGCCGCGGTATTCGCAAGCAAGGCAAGAGCGACATTACCGTTCGCGAGGCTCTCAGCCATGATGCCAGAGCCGATGACGGTCGCCGCAAGGAGCAGGGAGCCTAAGCCCTCAGCAAGTAGAGCTCGGCGCATCAGGAAGGCCGGGTGGCGCCGTCGCTGTTACCGATCTCTTCAAGCCTCGCTTTCAGGGTCATCGCATCGAGGGAGGCGATCGGCAAAGCCGTGAAGAGCTTGATCCTCGTTTCCAGCTCCTTGAAGGCCTTGCGGAACGCAGTGGCTTTTTCGAGCTCGGTGCCTTCTACCGCTGCAGGGTCGGCCACGCCCCAGTGCGCTGTCATCGGTTTTCCCGGCCAGACGGGGCATACTTCCCCGGCCGCGTTGTCGCACACGGTAAAGATAAAGTCGATCGGCGGCGCGCCCGGTGCCGCATATTCATCCCAGCTCTTGCTGCGAAGCCCTTCGGTGGGAAGGTTCATGCGCTTCAAGAGATCAACGGCCAGAGGATTTACTTGACCCTTGGGGAAGCTGCCTGCGCTGAAGGCCGTAAAACGCCCTTTGCCCCAGTGATTTAGGAGCGACTCGGCGAGTACACTGCGCGCGGAGTTGCCCGTGCAGAGG
This genomic window contains:
- the radC gene encoding DNA repair protein RadC; this encodes MAIRDWPSDERPREKLLDKGAAALSDAELLAILLRTGTPGHSALDLARDVLKSFHSLRKLIASDRQRFCAEPGLGPARYAELQASVEIARRQLSETLRAGPSLSSPRATRDFLSARLRDLEHEVFCCLYLDKRHRLIQFEELFRGTIDGASVHPREIVKLALQRNSAAVIIAHNHPSGVAEPSQADEFITQRVKEALALVDIRLLDHIIVGDGACVSLAERGLI
- a CDS encoding MIP/aquaporin family protein produces the protein MRRALLAEGLGSLLLAATVIGSGIMAESLANGNVALALLANTAATVAVLAVLIALLAPISGAHFNPAVSLVQTLRGKLTWREAGGYVLAQVLGCSLGAILAHAMFALPLIETSLHARTGFPQWLGELVATFGLVLVILGIRRSQDAPWMVAGWIGAAYWFTSSTSFANPAITIARALSNTFAGIAPSHVSGFVIAQLLGAIAAIPVARALRGPEGNSAEAASSQVKYVE
- a CDS encoding arsenate reductase ArsC, whose translation is MSARAYHVLFLCTGNSARSVLAESLLNHWGKGRFTAFSAGSFPKGQVNPLAVDLLKRMNLPTEGLRSKSWDEYAAPGAPPIDFIFTVCDNAAGEVCPVWPGKPMTAHWGVADPAAVEGTELEKATAFRKAFKELETRIKLFTALPIASLDAMTLKARLEEIGNSDGATRPS